A section of the Neorhodopirellula lusitana genome encodes:
- a CDS encoding sensor histidine kinase — translation MDRTKKLILPLVLVALLAVAGRASDSLEANSQLGQLSLPQLESRLVEIDRQLRWLAPYSLRSGVGVIGYRSEWRGPPERQEWIEIELDQEYRIDEIVLVPTLWRDTARGFLSDGFPNSLRVVAGTEDDREGVVIAEYSGADKIQPRIGPLVIGPVKVRASWVRIEATELSTRAYDGEKVFQLSEVFLFSDMENVALRQKVRASSNSIDRVGAWDMRFLVDGHTPYLMDSSEGSQSNAYVSRFGEQPVLYIDLEAPFPISRIHLHAVDQDDTVPQAYAGDLGIPNRLKIEGAADEEFSNPITLLDYQRTNINDIGPIMMWRIPETTCRYVRLSAAESSMPEQGTSMNEAQRDIRIGFAEIELYSNGANVAQGKKAFVDYRVNPRDRSPAALTDGKNLFGVILPIRTWLFELAQRHDLERMRPLVASELSQRYAMQRVHVTRLTWLAVFLAVGIGMTFLIDRIIRMRQLAELRSRFAADLHDELGADMHVIGLLSDLARAAIDSPEKHESLHQRIRVMTERSGNAVRYCTNMLEAKGLYGDLLEDMQRSTERIMADFVGEFQYEDDEHVLRGLKPRTRADLFLFYKECLVNISRHSCATHFRSKLTAHSREICLEVCDDGHGLTESGVKGVPSSLTRRAQLLGAQVTVQHPESGGTCITLKMKTRKWGFRR, via the coding sequence ATGGACCGAACGAAGAAACTAATCCTGCCGCTAGTACTGGTGGCACTTCTTGCCGTCGCTGGCCGAGCGTCCGATAGTCTGGAAGCGAATTCACAGTTGGGGCAACTTTCTTTGCCACAGCTGGAAAGCCGACTCGTTGAGATTGATCGCCAGCTTCGGTGGCTAGCACCCTACAGTCTTCGCAGTGGGGTTGGCGTGATCGGCTATCGGTCTGAATGGCGAGGACCGCCTGAACGCCAGGAGTGGATTGAGATTGAGCTGGACCAGGAGTACCGGATCGATGAAATTGTGCTGGTTCCAACGCTCTGGCGAGACACCGCCCGAGGGTTCTTGTCCGATGGGTTCCCGAATTCCCTGAGGGTGGTGGCTGGAACCGAGGATGACCGCGAAGGTGTTGTCATCGCGGAGTACTCGGGTGCCGACAAAATCCAACCGCGGATCGGACCGCTGGTTATCGGCCCGGTCAAGGTGAGGGCTTCCTGGGTGCGAATCGAAGCCACGGAATTGTCGACGAGAGCGTACGACGGCGAAAAAGTCTTTCAGCTGTCGGAGGTGTTCCTGTTCAGCGATATGGAAAACGTGGCCCTTCGGCAAAAGGTGCGAGCGTCGTCGAATTCAATCGACCGAGTGGGTGCGTGGGACATGCGATTCTTGGTCGATGGGCATACGCCGTACTTGATGGACTCATCCGAAGGTAGTCAAAGCAATGCCTACGTCAGTCGCTTCGGAGAGCAACCCGTTCTGTACATCGATTTGGAAGCACCGTTTCCGATCTCTCGGATTCATTTGCATGCGGTCGACCAAGACGACACCGTGCCGCAGGCTTATGCAGGGGACTTGGGAATTCCGAATCGCTTGAAAATTGAAGGGGCGGCTGACGAAGAGTTCTCCAACCCGATCACCTTGCTGGACTACCAGCGAACGAACATCAATGATATCGGACCGATCATGATGTGGCGCATTCCTGAGACGACGTGCCGTTATGTTCGCTTGAGTGCTGCTGAATCGAGTATGCCCGAACAGGGCACATCGATGAACGAAGCTCAGCGGGACATTCGAATCGGCTTCGCTGAAATCGAACTGTATTCCAACGGTGCAAACGTGGCCCAAGGCAAAAAAGCGTTTGTGGACTACAGGGTCAATCCACGCGATCGGTCGCCGGCTGCATTAACGGATGGAAAGAACCTGTTTGGTGTGATCCTTCCTATCCGCACTTGGTTATTCGAGCTTGCGCAGCGGCATGACCTGGAACGCATGCGTCCCCTGGTTGCCAGCGAGTTGAGCCAGCGGTACGCGATGCAAAGAGTGCACGTGACCCGGTTAACCTGGCTGGCGGTGTTCTTGGCCGTTGGAATCGGGATGACATTCTTGATCGATCGCATCATCCGCATGCGTCAATTGGCGGAACTGCGAAGTCGGTTTGCAGCCGACCTTCATGATGAACTGGGCGCGGATATGCATGTGATTGGGTTGTTGAGTGACCTCGCGCGAGCCGCGATTGATTCTCCCGAAAAACATGAGTCCCTGCATCAGCGAATTCGGGTCATGACTGAACGTTCCGGAAACGCGGTGCGGTACTGCACCAATATGCTGGAAGCGAAAGGGCTCTACGGCGATTTGCTGGAAGACATGCAAAGGTCCACTGAGCGAATCATGGCGGACTTCGTTGGCGAGTTCCAGTACGAAGATGATGAGCATGTGTTGCGTGGGCTGAAGCCGCGAACGCGTGCTGACTTGTTTCTTTTTTACAAAGAATGTTTGGTTAACATTAGTCGCCACAGTTGCGCCACGCATTTTCGTTCCAAGCTAACGGCGCACTCCCGAGAGATCTGTTTGGAAGTATGCGATGATGGTCATGGACTAACCGAATCGGGGGTGAAAGGCGTTCCCTCTTCACTGACGCGGCGGGCGCAATTGCTAGGTGCACAGGTCACGGTCCAGCATCCCGAAAGCGGAGGAACTTGTATCACCTTGAAAATGAAAACTCGAAAATGGGGCTTCCGTCGATAA
- a CDS encoding response regulator: MKNKIKVMLVEDHPEYREVIDLALKDEPGIELINQVGSSERALQILQNQLFDTSPDLILLDLNLPGKSGIEALPSLRSSCPGAKFIVLTQSNNESDVMRAIQAGASGYLLKSSTVNQIVEAIRTVAEGGALLGSGVANYILGNLQASLPREQLRDNLSEREMEILTLIGEGQLKKEIASHLDISITTVATYIRRIYEKLDVQNAPAAIAKAYRAGILPHEPTNDPPPKGR; the protein is encoded by the coding sequence ATGAAAAACAAAATCAAAGTCATGCTAGTGGAAGACCATCCCGAATATCGCGAGGTCATCGATTTGGCGCTGAAAGATGAGCCAGGGATCGAACTGATCAACCAGGTCGGTTCTTCCGAGCGTGCTCTCCAGATTCTACAGAACCAATTGTTCGACACCTCACCCGATTTGATTCTGCTGGATCTGAATTTACCAGGGAAGTCAGGAATCGAAGCACTGCCATCGCTGCGATCCAGTTGCCCGGGTGCCAAGTTCATTGTTCTGACTCAATCGAATAACGAGTCCGATGTCATGCGAGCGATCCAGGCCGGTGCCTCCGGGTACCTACTGAAGTCCTCCACCGTCAATCAGATTGTCGAAGCGATTCGTACCGTGGCGGAGGGTGGGGCGCTGTTGGGAAGCGGCGTGGCCAATTACATCCTAGGCAATCTTCAGGCGAGCTTGCCGCGGGAGCAACTGCGCGACAACCTGTCCGAGCGCGAGATGGAGATCCTGACGCTGATTGGCGAAGGGCAGCTTAAGAAGGAGATCGCCAGCCACCTCGACATCAGCATCACGACCGTGGCCACCTACATCCGTCGTATCTACGAAAAGCTCGACGTCCAAAACGCCCCAGCCGCGATCGCCAAGGCCTACCGAGCCGGCATCCTACCGCACGAGCCCACAAACGACCCTCCGCCAAAGGGCCGATAG
- a CDS encoding DsrE/DsrF/DrsH-like family protein, which produces MEHRSTTDDSSNTIQDLEARLAQLESSLAALQDSQPDTNRMNLLVFEGSRDRLLASFVMATGAAACGMEVAMFFTFWGTAALRKGGPQLGKKSLVERAFGTMLPKSASHTKLSHMDMCGMGRFMMGKEMQKKNIADLDSLIATAADLGVRIQVCEMSMNLMGIRREELIDYPHLDFCGVAKFVDDAATANTTLFI; this is translated from the coding sequence ATGGAACATCGTTCCACCACTGACGATTCATCCAACACCATCCAGGATCTCGAAGCTAGGCTCGCGCAACTTGAGAGTTCGCTTGCCGCACTTCAGGACAGCCAGCCCGACACCAATCGGATGAACTTGCTGGTGTTTGAAGGGTCGCGAGATCGCTTGCTTGCATCCTTTGTGATGGCAACCGGGGCGGCTGCATGTGGCATGGAAGTGGCAATGTTCTTTACTTTCTGGGGTACCGCCGCGCTGCGCAAAGGGGGCCCACAGCTAGGAAAGAAGTCTCTGGTTGAGCGAGCCTTCGGAACGATGCTGCCAAAGTCCGCAAGCCATACCAAGCTGTCGCATATGGACATGTGCGGAATGGGGCGTTTCATGATGGGTAAAGAGATGCAAAAGAAGAACATCGCTGACCTGGATTCCTTGATCGCAACCGCTGCTGACCTGGGCGTTCGAATCCAAGTCTGTGAAATGTCCATGAACTTGATGGGCATTCGGCGTGAAGAGTTGATCGACTATCCACATTTGGACTTTTGTGGCGTCGCGAAGTTTGTCGACGATGCTGCCACTGCAAATACCACGTTGTTCATCTAG